The following is a genomic window from Saccopteryx bilineata isolate mSacBil1 chromosome 4, mSacBil1_pri_phased_curated, whole genome shotgun sequence.
CACCACCCCCAGGACAggacctgcctccctcctcccacatGGGGAAATGTGGGTGTCTGACTCCAGACAACCATGGGAGACTGAATTCAACTCCTCACCAAAGATACTTCCCCAGAGAGAGACCACTGGGACAAGGAAGAAAGGCAGGAGACGCTAGGCTTGGCCTCAGGCCTCTAGTCCAAGTTGCAATGGCTCCAGCCGTATCCCAGCCAAGATGGGTGGGGCTAGGGCCTgcctggccctttaagagggccACTGGGGGAGGGGTCCCTGTTGCCCAGCAACAGGAGGGCTTGGCATGTACCTGTCACTAGGAGACCTGAAGACGGCCTGCTGAGGACAGAGTGGCCAGAGCTGCCTTGCTGACTGTGCCAAGTGTCCCGCCCACTCATCCGTGCCCGGGCCAGCGGCACCATGGCTCAGACGGACGTGCTCCTGACCAAGCAGCCTGCCCCGCCGACGGTGCCAGCGTGCGAGCTGCCCCCCAAGCTGTATGACGTGGCCCGCAACACCGGTGCCTACACGTCCTCGGGCCTGGCCACCGCCGGCTTCCGCACAGCCAAGTATCTGGTGGACGAGTGGTTCCAGACCTGCTATGCCGGCTACCACCGGGCCTTTGCTGACCGCGACCAGTCGGAGCGGCAGCGCCACGAGAGCAGGCAGCTGGCCGCGGAGACGGAGGCACTGGCGCAGCGATCGCAGGAGGACTCCACCCGGAAGGTGGGCGAGCATCTGCAGGACACGCATGGTTGGAAGTCAGAGCTGCAGCGTGAGGTGGGCGAGCTGGTGGCTGAGACTGACCTGCTGCTGGCCCAGAAGCAGCGGCTGGAGCGTGCCCTGGACAGCACGGCCGGGCCCTTCTCTATCGCCATGGACAACCTGCAGTGCCGTGAGCGCCGCCAGCACCCCGACCTTGTCCGTGACTATGTGGAGATGGAGCTGTTGAAGGTGTGAGCCCCTCTGGGGACCGCAGAACCAGGCCACCCTTATCTTTCTGCAGAGAGAATAACCCGTCTGGGCCCTGATGGTAGGCACAGGCTGGCAGAGGACTCGGTGTCCATGCCCTTCTGCATACACAGGCGCAGAGGAGCTGGTGCTGTTTGTAGTTCAGGGACCAGAACCAACTGGGCTGGGGACAGGGTCAGAGCTCAGGCCACCCAGGAGGGAGGTGTTTTCCTTGCCACCAGGGGTGTGCCCAGTCTGACCTTTCCACAACCTGGTCCCCTCGGTACACTTGGGATAAGGTTGGGCTCCCTGTCAGGGCCACCGCAGCCCAGACATGCTGGGTTGGGGCACTGTGACCTGGGAGCCCCAGCATGGGGGCTCAGACACATACGGGGCTGGGACTGAAGCTTCACACTTGTCCCTTGCAGTGCCCCAAACCCGTTACGGTCCACCCGAGGGTGGGGCGGGGCCCAGGCTGCGGGAGGCTTCACACCTGGGATGTGTGGTGGGAATGTTTGCTTGTGTTTGGGACAGTCAGAGGCCAGTGAGACAGGGAGAGGCCCAGCCAGCCTACCCCATGAACCCTGACACCCCTTTACATACACCCTGAGGATGGGAGGGGCTGGAGCTGAGTCCTGGGGGCAGCGCCTAAGATATAGATGGAGGTCAGAGAGCCTCTCCTGGTCAGGTTCTGGTGGCACCTGCATCCACTGGATGATCCCTTGGTCAGCTCAAATCCTGGTACCTGCTGGGCAGCCCCTTGAATCATCCTTGTCATGCAAATTAAGCCTGACCTTGAGCTCCAGGAggcaaagccccccccccaagaaacaACACTTGTGGTGGAAATCCAGGCACCAGCCAGTGGTGTGGCGTGGATGGGGTGAAAGTGGGGTGGAGGCACACTCAGTCCACAAGGATTCTCCTTCCGACTTGGCAGGAGCTGTCCTGGGGCAGCCCCACAGGGACCAGGATGTTACCCAGTCCAGGCCCCGGTCCTGGTGAGGCAGAGTCCCCACACACCTCCGAGCTGGGGGTCTCAGCTGCGAACAGGCTGCAGGACGTGGGCATGCATGAACGCGTGAGAGATTCAGAGACAAACAGCTGGCTCAGGGGCTCAGAGCACGCCCTGCACCATCCCCCAAGCTCAGATCAGCTTGACTCTGAGTCCTTCCTGTcaccctcctgcccttccccaggTCCCCAAACCCTTCTTCAGCCTCCCCCACACTCTGCTGCTCAAGAACCTCCCAAGTCTTGGGGTGCAGCCCCTCTGTCCTGAGCCAAAGCCCAGCAGTGTGTGGACTACTGCAGTGGGGCACAAGTAGGGACACAGACCAGGGGACAGACCTGGACACATGTAGGTTTAGTGCATGATTGGAGGTGAAATTCAAATCAGGGGGAAAGGGCTGTTCGTACCTAGAAAACAAAGCCATTGAGGCACACAGAAAAAGGCAAGGAATCCCTCGTGTTCTCAGCATGGAGAAAGTCTCCCTGTGCCTGCGGCCCCAAGAGGCAGCCCCACCCCGGAGGACATCTGGTCCCCAGGGGCCTGGGTCCTCAGAGACTGTACGCCTGCCTGTCCAGGAGCTGATGCCCTCAGTGCCCTGGACAACCTGCAGAGACAGCCCCCACCGCACGGAGGGTGCTAGGTGGCCCTCTGAGTGACCCTCCCAGCTGTCTGGAGAAGCCCCCAGAAGAAAAGATCCCACGCAATGCACCAAATAGAAtgttaaaaaacccagaataagCCTGATGAGGAAGAGTGAGGTTTACGCCCCATGTTTCAGGAAACAGACCAGGGGTCAACAAGgtccaaggccaaggccactcaGACAGGGATCAAGTGCCGGTGAGCCCCAGGTCCCCTGGGTGTCACCCCAAAGCTTATTCCCTCCTGGGCATTTAGGAGTCTGACTGTGGGGCCCACGGCTGCCCTGCCGCCACCAGATCTTCACGGGGGATGGggtcttctcccccaggaggctGAGCTCATCCGGAACGTCCAGGAGCTGCTGAAAAGGACCCTACTGCAGGCTGTGAACCAGATCCGGTGGGTTTCCACCCGCCAGCTgaccctgtcccccacccccagggtggCTTTGGGCAGAAAGTCAGGATGACTTGGTCCCGAAACTCAGAAGGGTGCAGCTGGGAGTGCAGGCTGGCAGGGGCACCAGGTGGGTGGGACAGTAGCAGATTCCTGCATAGACTCTGGGACCTGGGTGTCCAGGCCAGCATCCCGGGTAAAGGGACAGCTGCTCTTGGGCACTGCCGGCTAGGTGGGCCTCGGTGCCCTGAGGACCCCACGCTGGACCTATGAGGTATGGCTGTTGCTTAGAGAGGGGGTCTTGCTCTGCCCAGCGCCCCTGTCGGCCCCGCTGCCCCCACCCTCTGCAGAGACTCAGGCCCTGCCGGCCACCCCCAGGTTAAACCGGGAGCACAAGGAGACGTGTGAGATGGACTGGTCTGACAAGGTGGAGGCCTACAACATCGACGAGACCTGCGCCCGGTACCACAACCAGAGCACGGACGTGCAGTTCCACCCACATTCCGCCAAGTTTGAGGAGAGGTGGGCCACCCAAGCGCCTCCCCGCACCGCTGCCCACACACCCTGGCCCGGCGCCCTTGCCCTCGCAGCCCCCACCTCAGGAGCCGCCTGGGCCCCCGGGCCCTCTGCTGGGGGTCCCTTTATAGCTGGCCCTCCTGTAGCTCTTCTGCTCTTGGGGATGGTAGTGATCAGGACCCCTACTCAAGTGTCCAGCACCACACAGTCACCAGAGGAGCCAGGTGGCCACGGAATGAAACAaaaccaggggtggggtggggtggggcggggcggggcggggcataAGAGGGGGGGTCAGGGGAAATCTGAGAAACAAAGGCAAGAACTACTAATCCGCAGCTCTGCCAGAGGCCGGTAGGGGGCGCCAGGTCACCGCTCATTGTAGCGCATCCCTGTTGGGGGTCAGGGGCGGGGCAAAAGGCGTTGGGTGCAGCTAGGGACGCAGGCGGCACAGGGGGCGCAGGGGGGCGCTGGAGGGCACCGGGCAGAACTGGGGTAGTGGTTGCAGGGCACCTGGGAGGGGGACGGTATGGGGCCCCGGGAGGCGCTGGTGGGAATTGGAGTGGTTGGCAGGTGCACCCACTGAACGCGGCTCCACTGGCTCTCCACCTGCAGCGCCTCCACGCGAGAGACATGGGCCAAATTCACACAGGAAAACTTGTGTCGCGCCGAGCGCGAGCGCCTGGCCTCCTCCAACCTGCGGGGGCTCATTGACTGCATCCTGCGGGACACTGCTGAGGACCTGCGGCTGCAGTGTGACACGGTGAACCTGGCCTTTGGGCGCCGCTTGGAAGAGCTAGAGGACACCCGCCACAAACTGGAGCATCACCTGAGCAAGGTGCGGCCAGATGCACCCAAGCCGCACCCAGGCCACATCCAGGCCATTTCCAGACCAGCCCTGGGGTCTGGGCGCCCATAACCAGAGAGACACCAAGCTCCTTGTGTCTGCCTCCATTCCCACCAGCCCAACCACAGCCACTCTGGTCACAACCTG
Proteins encoded in this region:
- the TEKT4 gene encoding tektin-4; translation: MAQTDVLLTKQPAPPTVPACELPPKLYDVARNTGAYTSSGLATAGFRTAKYLVDEWFQTCYAGYHRAFADRDQSERQRHESRQLAAETEALAQRSQEDSTRKVGEHLQDTHGWKSELQREVGELVAETDLLLAQKQRLERALDSTAGPFSIAMDNLQCRERRQHPDLVRDYVEMELLKEAELIRNVQELLKRTLLQAVNQIRLNREHKETCEMDWSDKVEAYNIDETCARYHNQSTDVQFHPHSAKFEESASTRETWAKFTQENLCRAERERLASSNLRGLIDCILRDTAEDLRLQCDTVNLAFGRRLEELEDTRHKLEHHLSKTLQEITDQEHNVAALKQAIKDKEAPLKVAQTRLYQRSHRPNVELCRDAAQFRLVSEIEELNMSLSALREKLLEAEQSLRNLEDTRMSLEKDIAVKTNSLFIDRQKCMTHRARYPPILQLAGYQ